TGTCTGGCCTGGCACACGGCGGCCACCGGGCAGGCCGGGCAATCGGGATTTTTTGGCCGGCAGATGAGCGCGCCCAGTTCCATGAGCGCCTGATTATAGTCCCGGGCCCGGCCGGTCGGCAAAAGCTCCCGGGCCAGTTCCGCCACCCGGGCCTTGCCGGCCGGCTCCTTGACCGGGAGATCGATGTCGCCCACCCGGGCCAGCACCCGCATGACGTTGGCGTCCACAGCCACGGCATCCAGGCCAAAGGCGATGCTGGCCACGGCCCCGGCCGTGTAGTCGCCAACGCCGGGCAGGGCGCGGATGGCGTCATAGGCCGCCGGCAGCGTCCCCTGATGCGTCGCGACAAGTATCCGGGCCGCGGCCAGCAGATTCCTGGCCCGGCTGTAATAGCCCAGGCCCTCCCAGGCCTTGAGCACGTCGTTTTCATCGGCCCGGGCCAGGGCGGCAACCGTTGGGAAGCGGGCCATGAAGCGGGTGAAATAGGGCACCACCCGATCCATCTGGGTCTGCTGGGCCATGATTTCCGACACCCAGACGCTGTAGGGATCGTAGTCGCGCCGCCAGGGCAGATCGCGGCGGTTGGCGGCAAACCAGTCAAGGAGAAGCGGGACGAAAGCAGCAGTGTCGGACATGTTTTCCTCGCGGATCGGCCGGACATATTGCCGGCCATGGTGCGTCCTTGCCATAATGCCGATTGTGCCGGGAGGGAAGGGAGCAGTGAAGGGGTGCGTTGCCTTTGGGGGGGATTTGGCCCATAGCAGACAGACTGGCGGTTTTGGCCGTCCCGGGAGGTAGGTATGGGAACTGTGTGGCGCAGCCTTTTTGTGCTGGCGACGGCGAGTCTGGTCTGCGGCCTTTCGGCCCTGGCTTGGGCCGGGCCGGAGGTGCCCCCGGCCCTGGCTCCCTGGACGGGCTTTGCCCTCTACGGGGCAAGTGAAAAGCTGTGTCCGCCCCAGGGCAACCAACCGGATGCGCGGATCTGCCGCTTTCCCACCCGCCTGGACCTGGACGTCACTGGCGACGGCGCGGACATGACCTTTGCCGTGCGTCTTTTTGACGAAGGGACGGTGGCCTTGCCCCACGGCGACGGGGCCTGGACCTTGGCCGTGCGCCAGGGCGGGGCTCCCGTGCCGGTGACGGACGGGCCGTCGGGGCCGCAGGTCTGGCTGCCAGCCGGAGAGTATATCCTGACCGGGCGCATCGCCTGGAACATCCAGCCCGCCAGCTTGCGCCTGCCGCCCGATGTCGGCGTGGTGCATCTGTCCCGGGGGGGCGTGCCGGTGCCGGTGGCAATTTCCCCGGCCGGCGAACTGCGCCTGGCTCCGGCCCAATCTCCGAAACCGGTACAAAACCGCGAGACGGTGCGGGTTTTCCGTCTGATTGGCGACGGGGTCCCTGTCACCGTGACCACGCTCTATCGTCTGGAAATTTCCGGACTGGCCCGCAGCGTCACCCTGGCCGGGGCCGTGCCGGCCGGGAGCCTGCCCCAGGCCGTTCGCTCTCCGGTGCCGGCCAGCCTTGGGCCGGACGGGTCAGTGGTCCTGGATGCCGGCCCCGGTCGCTACGAGGTCGAGGTGGTGGCCCGCTATCCGGGAAAAATCGCCCAGGTGGGACCGGCGGCCTGTCCCTACGGCCGGGAAATCTGGTCCTTTCGCGCCGGCGAGATCCGCGAGGTCCGGCCCGAAGGCCTGCCTGGCATTGATCCCAAAACCGCTGACGTGCCCGGGGGTTGGCAGGCCTTTGCCACCTTTGCCGCCGCTCCCGGAGCCACGCTGACCCTGGCGGAACTCGGCCGGGGAGCGCCCCTTGGCCGCGACGCCCTGACCTTGTCGCGGGAACTGTGGCTCGATTTTTCCGGCCAGGGCCTGTCCGTGCGCGACGCCGTGGTCGGGGAGAACCGGCGCAGTTGGACCATGGCCATGCTGGCTCCCGGGGAGCTTGGCCGGGTTACGGCCTCTGGCCAGGACCAGCCCGTGGTGCGTCTGGGCGAGGACGGGCTGTCCGGCGTCGAGCTGCGCCAGTCCCACGTCAATCTCGCGGCCCGGGCCCGCTATCCCGATGTTTCGGCCGCCATTCCGGCCGGGGGCTATGATCGGGAGTTTGAACGGGTGACGGCCACGCTCCATCTGCCGCCGGGTTGGTCGCTTGTTGCAGCGTCCGGGCCGGATACGGTGACCGGCGGGCTGCTGTCGCGTTGGACGCTTCTGGACCTGTTCCTGGTTTTTTTGCTGGCCGTGGCCGCCTTTTCCCTGCGTGGGGTTTGGGCCGGGGTGGCGCTTGGGCTTTTTTTACTCCTGTCCTGGCATGAGCCGAAT
This DNA window, taken from Desulfovibrio sp. TomC, encodes the following:
- the mutY gene encoding A/G-specific adenine glycosylase — encoded protein: MSDTAAFVPLLLDWFAANRRDLPWRRDYDPYSVWVSEIMAQQTQMDRVVPYFTRFMARFPTVAALARADENDVLKAWEGLGYYSRARNLLAAARILVATHQGTLPAAYDAIRALPGVGDYTAGAVASIAFGLDAVAVDANVMRVLARVGDIDLPVKEPAGKARVAELARELLPTGRARDYNQALMELGALICRPKNPDCPACPVAAVCQARHLDIVADRPVLSKTPDITPLLVATGVLVHAGRVFIQKRLPVGAWANMWEFPGGRIETGETPQEAIIREFAEETAFPVEASAKLAVIRHGYTTYRVTLHCYLLHLPSSYDPSITPIPTLTAAQESLWLAPGELARYAFPAGHRKLIDQLTASLWLT